The segment CGCTCTGTACGAATGGTAATCGTCTGTCCGGTTACCAGGATCGACATCACGCAAATAAAGGATAATGTTAAGATTGGTTTCATGCTTCAACTTGATTTGTCGTTGAGAGTTCTTTTTTGGCCTCCACCGCCTGTGCTCTTAGTTTGAGGTAATGTGTTAATCTTATTTCGATAGGTAGCAAGCACAGCGCCAGCACGAGGTTGACTGCCACCTGGAAAATAGGGGTCTCTCCAGACACAGTAGTGAGATATGGCTCCAGTTCTGTATGCACATACTCAAATGCGATAAAGACACTTATGTAAACCATCAGTCGGATGGCAAACTGATTTTGTAGCCTTCCTGAAAGAAAATATGTGAGCCAGACGATCAAGGTAATTGCTGCAATCTGGAGGAGGTAAAACCACCACATTTCCCAGTAGGGGTAATTCACGTTGAAGGTAATAGCTGTGTATTCATCATCCCATAGGGCCTCATGATCAGACTCCCGCACCCGAAAAGTGTAAGTACCAGGATCCAGATTGGTATACGTAGCATAATTACTCTTCTCCACGGGTGACCAGCCTTTATCAAACCCAACGAGCATATACTGATAATAAATAGCCTCAGGATTTCGTAGGTTGATAGATACGAAATCAAAGGTAATGTGATTTTCATCGTAGGGAAAGGTCAAATCGGAGGGTAGGATATCGTCCAGCTTGGCCTTACCACTATAGTTAAGGAGATCAGTCGCGTTATAGAACAGACGAAGGTCTTTTATATGCGTATGTCGTTTGGCTATTTTAAAATTAAAATGGGGCAGGTTCACTTTTGTCACTCCGTAAGGATTCCCGAAAAAGATATTGCCATGTCTGTCTTTACAAACCGAATTGAGCTCAGCTTCGGTTTCTCCCAGTTCGCCGGGATGGTGAAAGGTTCTGATGAGGTCATACCCTGGTTGAATGAGACTAATACCAAGCCTATGCCCCACCCAAATCTGGCCGATATCATCTACCACCGCAGCGTTGCAGTAGTTGGAGAGTAATCCATCCTTTGCTGTAAACTGTTTAAAGTTCTCACCATCAAACCGATAAATTCCTGACCCCTCTGTGGTGATCCATATATTCCCATCGGCGGACTGTGTGATGGTATTGATATCAAATGCAGGAAAAATCTCATCTTTGGAAAGAAATTGCATTTCACCGCCTTTTGGCAAAAGCGCCAGCCCGGTGGCGTGGCTCCCAAACCATACGTTGCCCGCCTGATCCGGGAATATTGCAAAAATTTCATTGTGATAGAAACCTAATCGGGTATTATACAAATTGATAAGCTCTCCCGATGGCTTGATGTGGTAAACACCGTTTCCAGCTGCTGATATCCACAGATTACCATCGTTGTCCTTTACTATTTCCCTTATCAAATGATGCTCCATCACATCCTTGGGTGCCAAACCTATTCTTTCAATTGTTTTTTGTAAAAGGTTGACCTTGATGACCCCATCTCTGGTCCCGGCCCAAACCACTTCTCCATCCACCAAAATAGAGGTAAATGAATAGTCTTGCGTGTATTTGAGGGGCTCAAAGATCAGGCTATCCCGCATGGCTTTATGATACGCATGCACGAGCCCCTGCTCGGTGGCCAGGATCAGCTCATCCTCTCGATAGTTGGCAATGCTATGGATTCCCTGCACTGCGAGTGGCTTGTAAAGTTCATAGTGATGAAAGTAGGCCCTGTTTAGCTGTACCAGCCCCCTTCCGAATGTACCTACCCAGATCTCATTTTCATGGTCTACATACACCTCCCCTACCTGATTACTCTCAAATCCATTTTGCTTGTTAAAAAACGTGATGGCCGTTACTTCTATTCCATTGAGGTCTACTTCAACCAAACCGTGATTTTTAGTGCCCACCCAGAGGGTATTGAGGTCATCCTTGGCTATAGAACTCACTTGCACGTGAGCCGGAAACCCTTCCACAGGTTTGATGTCCCTGGACTCCAAAAAGTGTGAGTAGAGCCCATCATTGGTCCCCAACCACACCAAATTTTTCACATGATCATCCTGAAAAATAGAGTTGATTTGTAATCCCTTGGTACTTTCCAGAAATCCAAGCGAGGTTAATTGATCTCCTTCGACTTTAAGTTCTAAAAAACCCTCATTGGTAGCTACATAAATGAAGTCTTGGTAGACCATAAAATCATAGCTTATTAACTGATCAAAAATCGAGTGGCTGAAGTGGGTCACTGAATCCTCTTGTACCCGGATCAACCCTTTGTTTTGTGTAAGGCCCCAGATGGTTTTCTCTCCATGAGACCTAAGCCTGTTCACCTTATTGGGCAGATCCTCTTTGGACACAATCTTCCTGTACCTGCCGTGCTCCACAATACTAATCCCACCCTCATAATAGCCCATAAAGAGGTGACCATCTGACGAAACCACAGAAGCAGTCACCAAGTTGTTGATAGCGCTATCTTTAGCATTGAGATTGAGCATTTGTTTGCCGTCAAACCTGTACAGGCCGTCATCCCCACCAACCCACAAAAAACCATCCTCATCCTGGATGATGGTATAGATAAAAACACCATTGAAATCCCGATCAGCATTGTACACCAGCATCGAAAAATCTCTGGGTCCTGAATAGAGTGTGGTGAGTATCGTTACAAATCCTAAAACGAATAAAGTAAATTTTTTAGTTATCATCTTCTTCACTTTTATACCTCACGTCTACCTTGTATTTAAATTTGGGCGGCCCTCCTACAGGCACTGAAAAGAAGGCAATGGCTTCCTCATATTGATTGGTAATGTAGCACACCATGTCATTCCTTGAGGTTCTCCCTTTTACTATTTGTAAGTCTACGGTCGTGTTTTTTTCTTCATCGTCTATGAAGTGCATGCTCCTTCCCCACTTTTTATTGGCCGAAGCGACAGCCCGATGCCTGTTTTTAGAAATGGAATAAATCAGAACCGAACCTTCGTTATCAAAATCGAAATTATTCTGGGTAATGGAGACTACTCTCTTGTCTATGAATGGATAGAGATGCGCCACTGAACCTTTCGCCTCTGGAAGCCTAAAAGAATATTCATAAGTAAAGGCATTAGCGCCCTCCACTTCCTTGTTTTCATAAGGCTGTGTGCTCAAAAAATATTTATAAAGATTACCATCATCGCCGCTAATGCCCTCCGTCACTACCTTAAAGACCCTGCCACCAAGCTCCGGCGCATCCTCTCCTTCTAATGGATTAAACGGCCCAAAAGAATACCAGTCCTCGTCATACCTGGACTCATTTCCGAAAGTCTTGGTCGCCAGCATGCTCCCACTTTTATAATTTCCAACCGGATTAATCTGTTTGGCATCTTTGTCACTGTGGGTGCCTTGCCCCCCATAAACCGAGAATTTCGTCCGGCTATTCCACTCTCCATTCTTCTCATCGAGCTGGCCACCTACTTCAGGGTCATATACCCTGATGTACACTGGTTTTGTGAATGTTTCAGGTACAATAAAAAAGAATACTTGACTAAAGTCATCATCTCCCCATCCAGGGTTACTCTCCTGACCAAAAGTGACGAGATAGGTAATTTGCTCAAACTCACTGGGAACCATCTGACCATACCCCATGAGGCAAGATGTTGCCAGAAATAGATTCAATATCACTCTTAATATTTTTCTCATCTGATCACTGTTTTAGATAACTGGACAACCTCTCCACGATAGGTGAATATGGCAAGCAATCTGATTTGGATGGCTCCCTTAATAAAATCTCCTTCAATTTGGTCTCCCATGTAGTACTGACCATCTATATCCCAATAAAACCTGGCCGCTTCAATTTCGGAGGCAGCCCTGAGTTCCGCAGATAGCATTTGTGCTGACTCCTCCACGATATCCAACTCCACGGATGGTCTGATCTCCACGTCCACATAATACTCATCCCGAAAATGTGTCCCAGAATAAGGATCGGTCACTGAGAGTATGGCTTCATAATCGCCGATTTCATCGTAGCAATGCTCCGAAACGATGCCCAGTTTCCTTTGGCCATCACCAAAATCCCAGGAATAGATCAAATTCTTGTTTTCTGACTGCACCGAAGGCCCCAGGTCGAGAATCACACAATTTTGTAATGACAGATAAGACGGATAATCTCCTCCTTGCTGAACGGTATCAGCCACCGGACTCATCAATTGAAAAAATAGCAGCAGGGTCTTCATTTCTTGAGGTCTAATTTTGCTACAAGTTATCCTTAGAAAAGAAGCCCTCAGACATTACTCGTTGAGCTAGCTCATTTATCAGGTGAAGTCAAAAAAAATACCGATGGTGCCCCATCGGTATTCAAATCTATTGAAGTGTAATTTAGTATATCAAAGGTCAAATATCCCTGGCAGCCACAGGCTGAGCTCAGGAATGTAGGTCACCAGCATCAGCACCAGGATCATCACGGCAAATAGTGGAATCAGTGGCTTCAGCACCTTCTGCAAGCTGACTCCAGCCACACTGCATCCCACGAACAACACGGAGCCCACGGGTGGTGTGCACAATCCTATGCAGAGGTTGAGCACCATCACAATCCCAAAATGAATGGGGTCCATACCC is part of the Marinoscillum sp. 108 genome and harbors:
- a CDS encoding two-component regulator propeller domain-containing protein, producing the protein MITKKFTLFVLGFVTILTTLYSGPRDFSMLVYNADRDFNGVFIYTIIQDEDGFLWVGGDDGLYRFDGKQMLNLNAKDSAINNLVTASVVSSDGHLFMGYYEGGISIVEHGRYRKIVSKEDLPNKVNRLRSHGEKTIWGLTQNKGLIRVQEDSVTHFSHSIFDQLISYDFMVYQDFIYVATNEGFLELKVEGDQLTSLGFLESTKGLQINSIFQDDHVKNLVWLGTNDGLYSHFLESRDIKPVEGFPAHVQVSSIAKDDLNTLWVGTKNHGLVEVDLNGIEVTAITFFNKQNGFESNQVGEVYVDHENEIWVGTFGRGLVQLNRAYFHHYELYKPLAVQGIHSIANYREDELILATEQGLVHAYHKAMRDSLIFEPLKYTQDYSFTSILVDGEVVWAGTRDGVIKVNLLQKTIERIGLAPKDVMEHHLIREIVKDNDGNLWISAAGNGVYHIKPSGELINLYNTRLGFYHNEIFAIFPDQAGNVWFGSHATGLALLPKGGEMQFLSKDEIFPAFDINTITQSADGNIWITTEGSGIYRFDGENFKQFTAKDGLLSNYCNAAVVDDIGQIWVGHRLGISLIQPGYDLIRTFHHPGELGETEAELNSVCKDRHGNIFFGNPYGVTKVNLPHFNFKIAKRHTHIKDLRLFYNATDLLNYSGKAKLDDILPSDLTFPYDENHITFDFVSINLRNPEAIYYQYMLVGFDKGWSPVEKSNYATYTNLDPGTYTFRVRESDHEALWDDEYTAITFNVNYPYWEMWWFYLLQIAAITLIVWLTYFLSGRLQNQFAIRLMVYISVFIAFEYVHTELEPYLTTVSGETPIFQVAVNLVLALCLLPIEIRLTHYLKLRAQAVEAKKELSTTNQVEA
- a CDS encoding PKD domain-containing protein, with the translated sequence MKTLLLFFQLMSPVADTVQQGGDYPSYLSLQNCVILDLGPSVQSENKNLIYSWDFGDGQRKLGIVSEHCYDEIGDYEAILSVTDPYSGTHFRDEYYVDVEIRPSVELDIVEESAQMLSAELRAASEIEAARFYWDIDGQYYMGDQIEGDFIKGAIQIRLLAIFTYRGEVVQLSKTVIR